The nucleotide window CCGGGGCTTTTAGCGGATGCCGAGGATCGACGACAGGGCGGACGGCCGTGGCGGTGGCGCCTCCTGGGGTGGCGGAGGAGGCGGAGGTGGTGGCTCTGTCTGCAATGTGACCCGCTCGCGATTCCGGCGGACCGGGCGTTGCGGCACCGGCTGCGGCGTCGCGGCAGGTGCAATCATCGGCAGCCGCTGGCCGTCATACACCGACGCCTCGCAGCCGCGATCGGCGCTGCCGAGCGCGGCGCAGGCCTTGGCGGCCGCCGCCGCATCGGCGAACGGACCGGCGACCAGCCGCAACTGCGCAGCGTTGCCGCTCTCCTTGATCATGATGATCGGCTGCAGACCTTTCAGCGCCTTCTGCTTGGCCAGCTTCCGCCACAACCCGCGCAGCCCCTCGACGGTGTTGGCGGCGCCGAGATCGATGCCGAATTCGGTGCGAGGAGCCGGAACCTCCTCCGCTGCCTCGGGCTCGTCGGCGGTATCCTCGGAGGTTGCGGCCTTCGGCCCCACCAATCTGGCCGCCCCCGGATCGGGCGGCGCCAGAAGCGAACGCGACGGCATCAGCGGCGTGGTCGAGATCATCGCAGCGGCGACATTCTGCACCGCCGGCTTTTCCGTCGGGGCCGGCTCGAGCCGACGCTTCTCGAGGTGAGGCCGTTCCTGAGATTTTTCGGCTAACGGCTTGTCGTCAGGCTGTTTTCGGATCTCCGATGAGGTCGCAGGGGCGCTCGGCGCAGCGGCGTCCTCCGGCTTGGGGAGCGGCAGTGGGACGGCCGCGGCCTGGACGGTTGCCGCCGCAAGAGTCCCAGGCGCCGGAGCCCCAGCAGGCGGAGTCCCGGCAGCCGGCGCCACCGCCGCCGGGAGCGGCTCGATCGCACCCGGCTTCTTGACCGGCGCCGCAGAGGCGCTCGGCCTGGTGTCGACCGACTTCGGCTCGACCGACTTGGTGTCGACGGGCTTGGTGTCCAAGGGCTTGGTGTCCAAGGGCTTGGTGTCCAAGGGCTTGGTGTCCAAGGGCTTGGTGTCGAACGACGCGACCGCGGGGGCCGGAGCCGGCTCCGTGGCCGGGATCTCGGGCAGCGGGTTCGCTGCCGCCTTGTCGGCGGGCTTGTCGGCGCTGCCCCGCTTGTCTGCGCCCGCGTGCGGTTTGGCGTCGCCGGTCCGCACCCGCGCGATCGACCCGGTGATCGAATCCAGATTCTGCTCGAGACTGCCGACCCGGGCGAACAGCCGGTCGCGGTCGCTGTTCAGCACCTCTATCGCGGCCGCCAGCCGGGTGCTCGCGGTCTGGGTTTCCTTGGCGAGGCGCTGGATGGATTGTGATTGCTGGACGACCTCGGCCGCCGCGGACTGCTCGCGGCGCCGGTCCGTCACGTTCTGGACCGCCATCACGGCGAGCACCAGCGCGCCGAGCGAGGCGGCCGCCCACGAGCCGAGCCGCCACTTGTCGCGGGTGTCCAGCTCTTCCTCGTCGGCCAGCAGCCGCGTCAGCCAGCCGCCCGGTTCCTCGGTGGCGAAGCTGTCTGCCAGATCGTCGGTCTTTCTGGCCATCGGATGGTCTCAAAGCCTTGGGGCGCGCAACGCGAATCAGTTCGCCGAGAGTATCAGGGAATTGCCTTCTTCAGGTGCCCGGCGCCGGCTGCGCTGCTGGGAAAGCGGTTTCCACTTCGCCGCAAAACCCTCTATGACGGCCGCGTCGTCACAATACGGATTTTGATATGACTGCCAGAACCAGCCTGACGATCGTGCTTGCTGCCGGCGAGGGGACGCGGATGCGCTCGTCGCTGCCGAAAGTGCTGAATCCGGTCGCCGGCCGCTCGTTGCTCGCCCATGTGCTGAGCGCGGCTCCGCACGGCGAGCGCGACCGGCTGGCGGTGGTGATCGGCCCGGATCATCAGGCGGTCGGCGACGAGGCCAAGCGGGTCCGCGCCGACGCGACGACCTTCATTCAGGCGCAGCGGCTGGGCACCGCGCATGCGGTGCTGGCCGCCAGAGAGGCGCTCGCCGAAGGCGCCGACGACGTGCTGGTCGCGTTCGGCGACACGCCGCTGATCTCGGCCGAGACGTTCGCCCGGCTGCGTGAGCCGCTGCGCGGCGGCTCGTCGCTGGTGGTGCTTGGCTTTCGCGCCGCCGATCCGACCGGCTATGGCCGGCTGGTGGTTCAAAACGGCGAGCTGGTGGCGATCCGCGAGCAGGCCGACGCCAGTGCGGACGAGCTGAACATCACGCTGTGCAACGCCGGCGTGATGGCGATCGACGGCAAGATCGCGCTCGACGTGCTCGGCAAGATCGGCAATGCCAACGCCAAGGGCGAATACTATCTGACCGATGCGGTCGGCATCGTTCGCGACCTCGGCCTGACCGCCAGCGTGATCGAGACCGGCGAAGACGAGGTTCGCGGCATCAACACCAAAGCGCAGCTCGCAGAAGCCGAGACCGTGATGCAGACCCGGCTGCGCCAGGCGGTGATGGCAGCCGGCGTCACTCTGATTGCGCCCGAGACCGTCTATCTCGCCACCGACACGATGTTCGGGAAGGACGTGGTGATCGAACCGTTCGTGGTGATCGGCCCCGGCGTGTCGATCGGCGACGGCGCCGTGATCCATTCCTTCTCACACCTCGCCGACGCCAGGATCGGCGCCAAGGCGCAGGTCGGGCCCTATGCGCGGCTGCGTCCGGGTACGTCGCTCGGCGACGGCGCCAAGATCGGCAATTTCGTCGAGACCAAGGCCGCGCAGATCGACGCCGGCGCCAAGGTCAATCATCTGACCTATATCGGTGACGCCCACATCGGCGCGTCCGCCAACATCGGCGCCGGCACCATCACCTGCAATTACGACGGCTTCGACAAACACAAGACCGAGATCGGGGCGGGCGCTTTCATCGGCTCGAATTCGTCGCTGGTGGCGCCGGTCAAGATCGGCGCCGGCGCCTATGTCGGCTCCGGCTCGGTGATCACCAAGGACGTGCCGGATGACGCGCTGGCGGTCGAGCGCAACGATCAGCGGCTCAAGGACGGCTGGGCCAAGCGTTTCCGGGATGCCAAGTCTCGCCATCGCAAGCCGAAGGCGCATTGATGCCAGCGGTTTGGCTTAACCTTGTGTCAAATCGCAATAATTGTTGACTACCAAGGCTTTCACAGAAGCCGCTAGAAGTCGGGAGCGTCGGCAGGTCGTCCGGCGAACTGGGGATCATTCAACCGCATGTGCGGCATCATTGGAATTCTGGGACGTGGACCGGTCGCCGAGCAACTGGTCGATTCGCTGAAGCGG belongs to Rhodopseudomonas palustris and includes:
- a CDS encoding SPOR domain-containing protein; this translates as MARKTDDLADSFATEEPGGWLTRLLADEEELDTRDKWRLGSWAAASLGALVLAVMAVQNVTDRRREQSAAAEVVQQSQSIQRLAKETQTASTRLAAAIEVLNSDRDRLFARVGSLEQNLDSITGSIARVRTGDAKPHAGADKRGSADKPADKAAANPLPEIPATEPAPAPAVASFDTKPLDTKPLDTKPLDTKPLDTKPVDTKSVEPKSVDTRPSASAAPVKKPGAIEPLPAAVAPAAGTPPAGAPAPGTLAAATVQAAAVPLPLPKPEDAAAPSAPATSSEIRKQPDDKPLAEKSQERPHLEKRRLEPAPTEKPAVQNVAAAMISTTPLMPSRSLLAPPDPGAARLVGPKAATSEDTADEPEAAEEVPAPRTEFGIDLGAANTVEGLRGLWRKLAKQKALKGLQPIIMIKESGNAAQLRLVAGPFADAAAAAKACAALGSADRGCEASVYDGQRLPMIAPAATPQPVPQRPVRRNRERVTLQTEPPPPPPPPPQEAPPPRPSALSSILGIR
- the glmU gene encoding bifunctional UDP-N-acetylglucosamine diphosphorylase/glucosamine-1-phosphate N-acetyltransferase GlmU; translated protein: MTARTSLTIVLAAGEGTRMRSSLPKVLNPVAGRSLLAHVLSAAPHGERDRLAVVIGPDHQAVGDEAKRVRADATTFIQAQRLGTAHAVLAAREALAEGADDVLVAFGDTPLISAETFARLREPLRGGSSLVVLGFRAADPTGYGRLVVQNGELVAIREQADASADELNITLCNAGVMAIDGKIALDVLGKIGNANAKGEYYLTDAVGIVRDLGLTASVIETGEDEVRGINTKAQLAEAETVMQTRLRQAVMAAGVTLIAPETVYLATDTMFGKDVVIEPFVVIGPGVSIGDGAVIHSFSHLADARIGAKAQVGPYARLRPGTSLGDGAKIGNFVETKAAQIDAGAKVNHLTYIGDAHIGASANIGAGTITCNYDGFDKHKTEIGAGAFIGSNSSLVAPVKIGAGAYVGSGSVITKDVPDDALAVERNDQRLKDGWAKRFRDAKSRHRKPKAH